Proteins from one Streptomyces sp. 840.1 genomic window:
- a CDS encoding ABC transporter permease produces MSTLPLAARDCTTMLRRNLLHARRYPSLTLNLLLTPVMLLLLFVYIFGGVMSAGIGGGGGDRSQYIAYIVPGILLMTVGSTVVGTAVSVSTDMTEGIIARFRTMAIHRGSVLVGHVVGSVLQAVMSVILVGAVGVAIGFRSTDATPLEWLAALGLLVLFATALTWIAVGMGLISPNAEAAGNNAMPMILLPLLSSAFIPLDTMPAWFRPIAEYQPFTPAIETLRGLLLGTEIGNNGWLTIAWSLALIALGYRWSTTTFNRDPK; encoded by the coding sequence ATGAGCACCCTGCCCCTCGCCGCACGCGACTGCACCACCATGCTCCGCCGCAACCTCCTGCACGCCCGCCGCTACCCCTCCCTCACCCTCAACCTCCTGCTCACCCCCGTCATGCTCCTGCTCCTCTTCGTCTACATCTTCGGCGGCGTCATGAGCGCCGGCATCGGCGGCGGGGGCGGCGACCGCTCCCAGTACATCGCCTACATCGTCCCCGGCATCCTCCTCATGACCGTCGGCAGCACCGTCGTGGGAACCGCCGTGTCCGTCTCCACCGACATGACCGAGGGAATCATCGCCCGCTTCCGGACCATGGCCATCCACCGCGGCTCCGTCCTGGTCGGACACGTCGTCGGGAGCGTCCTGCAAGCGGTCATGAGCGTCATCCTGGTCGGCGCCGTCGGCGTCGCCATCGGCTTCCGCTCCACCGACGCCACCCCCCTGGAATGGCTCGCCGCCCTCGGCCTCCTCGTCCTCTTCGCCACCGCACTCACCTGGATCGCCGTCGGCATGGGCCTCATCAGCCCCAACGCCGAAGCAGCCGGCAACAACGCCATGCCCATGATCCTGCTCCCCCTGCTCTCCAGCGCCTTCATCCCCCTGGACACCATGCCCGCCTGGTTCCGCCCCATCGCCGAGTACCAGCCCTTCACCCCCGCCATCGAAACCCTGCGCGGACTCCTCCTCGGCACCGAAATCGGCAACAACGGCTGGCTCACCATCGCCTGGTCCCTCGCCCTCATCGCACTCGGCTACCGCTGGTCGACCACCACCTTCAACCGCGACCCGAAGTAA
- a CDS encoding TetR family transcriptional regulator → MPTKNPSASGPPERRKPSSPGLRERKKRATRNALAEAAVRLAAVHGVENVTVEAISEAAGVSPRTFFNYFPSHDDAFVLIDEEVGERVRESVRLAPADRPPLDVIRDALTDELDGFEQRKEFWALQAKVFQRSPHLIQRGLQAQVADQRALAAAIADWLAAGAPATDVTSGDTGAPSRTAGDSLFPQLLAAIAQTAVRVAIEHWCDHPGEVQLAATFQEVFAQLAQGLPRPPG, encoded by the coding sequence GTGCCGACCAAGAACCCCTCCGCATCCGGGCCGCCGGAGCGCAGGAAGCCGTCCTCGCCAGGGCTTCGGGAGCGCAAGAAGCGTGCGACCCGCAACGCCCTCGCGGAAGCCGCCGTCCGCCTGGCAGCCGTGCACGGCGTGGAGAACGTCACGGTCGAGGCCATCAGTGAGGCCGCCGGAGTCTCGCCCCGGACGTTCTTCAACTACTTCCCCAGCCACGACGACGCCTTCGTGCTGATAGACGAGGAAGTGGGCGAGCGGGTACGGGAGTCCGTGCGCCTCGCCCCGGCCGACCGTCCGCCACTCGACGTGATCCGCGACGCCCTCACCGACGAACTCGACGGGTTCGAACAGCGCAAGGAGTTCTGGGCGCTGCAGGCCAAGGTCTTCCAGCGCTCCCCCCACCTCATCCAACGCGGCCTCCAGGCCCAGGTGGCGGACCAACGGGCCCTCGCCGCCGCGATCGCCGACTGGCTCGCCGCCGGGGCGCCCGCCACGGACGTGACTTCGGGGGACACAGGGGCGCCGTCCCGCACCGCGGGCGACAGCCTCTTCCCCCAACTGCTCGCCGCTATCGCCCAGACCGCTGTCCGGGTCGCCATCGAGCACTGGTGCGACCACCCCGGAGAAGTGCAGCTCGCGGCCACCTTCCAGGAGGTGTTCGCCCAGCTCGCCCAAGGCCTGCCACGGCCGCCCGGGTAG
- a CDS encoding MDR family MFS transporter, with amino-acid sequence MSNRQILQAMSGLMAGMFVAILAGTVVANALPRIIADLGASQSAYTWVVTSELLAMTATVPLWGKLADLFNQKLLLQLSLGLFVVGSLVAGFSQDVNTLIVSRVIQGIGAGGLTALAQIVMAAIIPPRRLGKYAGIFGAVFAVGTVAGPLIGGVLVDTSWLGWRWCFFVGVPFALAGILLLQRTLKLPTVRRQVRIDWLGAFLIVAGVCALLIWTSLAGNNFDWASWQTAALVLTGVVLLTAAVFVESRAAEPIIPLDIFRNRTVTLTTLGSFFVGIAMFAGTVFLSQYFQISLGKSPTVAGLMSLPLIGGLLVSSTVAGQIIAATGKWKRYLVAGAVIMTAGLGMLSTIDADTHFGLLSVYMAFMGIGVGMLMQNLVLAAQNDVPAHELGAATSVLSFFRSLGGTIGTSVLGAVLANRVASEMSKGLAENGIPAPSGGHGSAVPDMTTLPEPMKNIVEHAYGVATGDLFLIATPFAFLGLLAVLFVREKPLKTTSGMERLAAEAAPDSEVPAERPLLDKAPAARQGEAGSPETTRH; translated from the coding sequence ATGTCCAACCGGCAGATACTCCAGGCGATGTCCGGCCTGATGGCCGGCATGTTCGTCGCCATCCTCGCCGGTACCGTCGTCGCCAACGCGCTGCCGCGCATCATCGCCGACCTCGGCGCCAGCCAGTCCGCGTACACCTGGGTCGTGACGTCCGAACTCCTCGCGATGACGGCGACCGTGCCGCTCTGGGGCAAGCTCGCGGACCTGTTCAACCAGAAGCTGCTGCTCCAGCTCTCGCTCGGCCTGTTCGTCGTCGGGTCCCTGGTGGCGGGCTTCTCGCAGGACGTCAACACACTGATCGTCAGCCGGGTCATCCAGGGCATCGGCGCCGGTGGCCTCACCGCGCTCGCCCAGATCGTGATGGCCGCGATCATCCCGCCGCGCAGGCTCGGCAAGTACGCGGGGATCTTCGGCGCGGTCTTCGCCGTCGGCACGGTCGCCGGTCCGCTCATCGGGGGCGTCCTCGTGGACACCTCGTGGCTCGGCTGGCGTTGGTGCTTCTTCGTCGGTGTGCCGTTCGCACTGGCCGGAATCCTGCTGCTCCAGCGCACCCTGAAGCTGCCGACCGTACGCCGGCAGGTCAGGATCGACTGGCTGGGCGCCTTCCTGATCGTCGCGGGTGTCTGCGCGCTGCTGATCTGGACCTCACTCGCCGGCAACAACTTCGACTGGGCCTCCTGGCAGACCGCCGCCCTCGTGCTGACCGGCGTGGTCCTGCTGACCGCCGCGGTCTTCGTCGAGTCGCGGGCGGCCGAGCCGATCATCCCGCTGGACATCTTCCGCAACCGCACGGTCACGCTGACCACCCTGGGCAGCTTCTTCGTCGGCATCGCGATGTTCGCGGGAACCGTCTTCCTCTCGCAGTACTTCCAGATCTCCCTGGGCAAGTCGCCGACCGTCGCGGGCCTCATGAGCCTCCCGCTGATCGGTGGTCTGCTGGTGTCCTCGACCGTCGCCGGGCAGATCATCGCCGCGACCGGCAAGTGGAAGCGGTACCTCGTCGCCGGTGCCGTGATCATGACGGCCGGGCTCGGCATGCTGTCGACCATCGACGCCGACACCCACTTCGGACTGCTCAGCGTCTACATGGCGTTCATGGGCATCGGCGTCGGCATGCTGATGCAGAACCTGGTACTCGCCGCCCAGAACGACGTACCCGCGCACGAACTGGGCGCGGCCACCTCCGTACTGTCCTTCTTCCGCAGCCTCGGCGGCACCATCGGGACCAGCGTGCTCGGCGCGGTGCTCGCCAACCGGGTCGCGAGCGAGATGAGCAAGGGCCTCGCGGAGAACGGCATCCCGGCACCGTCCGGCGGCCACGGCAGCGCCGTGCCCGACATGACCACGCTGCCCGAGCCGATGAAGAACATCGTCGAGCACGCCTACGGAGTCGCCACCGGCGATCTCTTCCTGATCGCCACGCCCTTCGCGTTCCTCGGCCTGCTGGCGGTGCTCTTCGTCAGGGAGAAGCCCCTCAAGACGACCAGCGGCATGGAGCGCCTCGCGGCCGAGGCAGCCCCCGACTCCGAGGTCCCTGCGGAGCGGCCGCTGCTCGACAAGGCTCCCGCCGCCCGGCAGGGGGAGGCCGGGTCGCCCGAAACGACCAGGCACTGA
- a CDS encoding trans-aconitate 2-methyltransferase — MSDRALSFGAIAQAYERFRPGYPVELFDVVTGYAGRPVTTALEIGAGTGKATRLLARRGVSVTATDPDAAMLAELRKHVPPGVRTVCAAFEDLRPGESHGLVYAAAALHWTNPAGRWSRVAGLLEPGGVFASFAGPMGLVDPAVEEAVRAARAPFLESDDVPSPDGTAAGHPMQWPGTELQRSEWFTGVRQSVIERNLTMSAGDYVGYLSTVSAYLMLPQPQQARVLGQILRVLPGTVEIAADIVVHLARRRDER, encoded by the coding sequence ATGTCTGACCGTGCACTGAGCTTCGGAGCAATAGCGCAGGCGTACGAGCGGTTCCGGCCGGGATATCCCGTCGAGCTGTTCGACGTGGTGACGGGTTACGCCGGCCGGCCGGTGACCACCGCGCTCGAGATCGGCGCCGGGACGGGCAAGGCGACCCGCCTGCTCGCCCGGCGCGGGGTCTCGGTCACGGCGACCGATCCCGACGCGGCCATGCTCGCCGAACTGCGCAAGCATGTGCCGCCGGGCGTCAGGACGGTATGCGCCGCCTTCGAGGACCTCCGGCCGGGCGAGAGCCACGGACTGGTCTACGCGGCGGCGGCGCTGCACTGGACGAACCCGGCGGGCCGGTGGTCCCGCGTGGCCGGACTGCTGGAGCCGGGTGGCGTCTTCGCCTCCTTCGCCGGGCCGATGGGACTGGTCGACCCGGCCGTGGAGGAGGCTGTCCGCGCGGCACGGGCGCCCTTCCTGGAAAGCGACGATGTCCCCTCCCCGGACGGGACTGCGGCCGGGCACCCCATGCAGTGGCCGGGTACCGAACTCCAGCGGTCCGAGTGGTTCACCGGAGTCCGGCAGTCGGTGATCGAACGGAACCTGACGATGAGCGCGGGCGACTACGTCGGTTATCTCTCGACCGTCTCGGCCTACCTGATGCTGCCGCAGCCGCAGCAGGCGCGGGTTCTCGGTCAGATCCTGCGGGTGCTGCCCGGGACGGTCGAGATCGCCGCGGACATCGTCGTCCATCTCGCCCGTCGGCGGGACGAGCGGTAG
- a CDS encoding phosphatase PAP2 family protein, whose amino-acid sequence MAGPGPAASAAPSGAADAAVAAGGYWATSYEPGTPVPAGFPARGQTRNLRGETTRVTTTVRDVRSGHPNDASAREGVTSLADQDSGTKWYARDSGRPTGDEPVYAIYTLRTPAAVTGYSLTSANDAPPRDPAAWTVLGSDSESAATDADDTSWHVLDQEKEQLFGARGQSNFYPVGATHAYRHYQLRITDNCADRCEGSAGDRSKLQLADWTLRSSAGSAPSALGARVENADSVGAADGSAALRYAGRVLAPGPASATVVLRSGLDVPLVRGSRLSYAVRPDDADSAHVALDVLYTDPDGRHPRTHEVRTANGTLTPGKWNTVSAGLDALAGKHVSEILLRYDDAHAKSGSVTAGWLDDLRVGKPVVDASATWSYLDTPGVDPARGDEDRTAWTRTGFDAGDVPWKTASGPFGAKNDGTDLGTGFPVRTKLRLRKDGGDSTEAYFFRTSFSMDRDSLDATGGLLGTVVYDDTVTVYLNGRRIAGHGDGKITKNLQYETPDGTSGEGDPVTARFGVPASALRVGTNTLAVEVHQCNSTSSDVYFGPGHLAQTTGSLPFSDEQLGTSYASDTQPVAPGGGDYFTWLLRSFDAARDEPSIMGANEVLPKGTTYEELAALDDRTVVDINNAPSGPADPQVHKALVDGANSPYRTMADGLGTTLGRLYGQALKNGELPKTQALLSGRVEHTATSSADWYQTAKNNYQYKRPFVRMGFTDDKGLIEPWDSPGGYAGLAGDGSFPSGHTSHGYAQGIVLATLLPELAPQILARASEYGNNRILLSFHYPTDIMGGRIVGEKTAQLRWSDPEFRTLLEEAGTELRSVLGQKCREAGAGGSLARCAARGTPYLPTAEALKVYKERLTYGFPHIAAEGRPPAVPDGAQDLLRTSHPKLTGAQRRAVLAATQIPSGSVLDEQGDGGSWQRLDLAGAMTAKVTAHHDGTLTVNGVRVNAEGVRTGE is encoded by the coding sequence ATGGCGGGGCCGGGCCCGGCCGCGTCCGCCGCCCCGTCCGGCGCGGCGGACGCGGCCGTGGCGGCGGGCGGGTACTGGGCCACCTCGTACGAGCCCGGGACGCCCGTGCCCGCAGGATTCCCGGCCCGCGGGCAGACCCGGAACCTGCGCGGCGAGACAACCCGCGTCACCACCACCGTGCGCGACGTGCGTTCGGGCCACCCCAACGACGCGAGCGCGCGGGAAGGCGTGACCAGCCTCGCGGATCAGGACTCCGGCACCAAGTGGTACGCCCGTGACAGCGGACGGCCCACCGGGGACGAGCCCGTCTACGCGATCTACACCCTGCGCACCCCGGCGGCCGTCACCGGCTACTCCCTCACCTCCGCGAACGACGCGCCGCCGCGCGACCCGGCCGCGTGGACCGTCCTCGGCAGCGACAGCGAATCCGCCGCCACGGATGCGGACGACACCTCGTGGCACGTCCTGGACCAGGAGAAGGAACAGCTCTTCGGCGCCCGGGGGCAGAGCAACTTCTATCCGGTCGGCGCCACGCACGCGTACCGCCACTACCAGCTCCGCATCACCGACAACTGCGCCGACCGGTGCGAGGGTTCGGCCGGTGACCGTTCGAAGCTCCAGCTGGCCGACTGGACCCTGCGCAGTTCCGCGGGGTCCGCTCCCTCGGCCCTCGGGGCCCGGGTCGAGAACGCCGACTCCGTCGGTGCGGCGGACGGTTCGGCCGCGCTGCGGTACGCGGGCCGGGTCCTCGCCCCCGGACCGGCCTCCGCCACGGTGGTCCTGCGCTCCGGCCTCGACGTCCCGCTCGTGCGCGGGTCGCGGCTGAGCTACGCGGTCCGCCCGGACGACGCCGACTCCGCCCACGTCGCGCTCGACGTCCTCTACACCGACCCCGACGGCCGCCATCCCCGTACCCACGAGGTGCGGACGGCGAACGGGACGCTCACCCCGGGGAAGTGGAACACCGTCTCGGCCGGTCTCGACGCCCTCGCCGGGAAGCACGTCAGCGAGATCCTGCTGCGCTACGACGACGCGCACGCCAAGTCCGGCTCCGTGACCGCAGGGTGGCTCGACGATCTCCGTGTCGGCAAGCCCGTCGTCGACGCCTCGGCCACCTGGAGCTACCTCGACACCCCGGGCGTCGACCCGGCGCGCGGGGACGAGGACCGCACGGCCTGGACGAGGACCGGCTTCGACGCGGGGGACGTCCCCTGGAAGACGGCCTCCGGCCCCTTCGGGGCGAAGAACGACGGCACGGATCTCGGGACCGGCTTCCCCGTCCGGACCAAGCTGAGGCTCCGCAAGGACGGCGGCGACAGTACCGAGGCGTACTTCTTCCGGACCTCGTTCTCGATGGACCGCGACTCCCTCGACGCGACCGGCGGGCTGCTCGGCACGGTCGTCTACGACGACACCGTGACCGTCTATCTCAACGGCCGGCGCATCGCCGGCCACGGCGACGGAAAGATCACGAAGAACCTCCAGTACGAGACCCCGGACGGGACCTCCGGCGAGGGCGACCCGGTCACCGCCCGCTTCGGCGTTCCGGCGTCGGCCCTGCGCGTGGGGACCAACACCCTGGCCGTCGAGGTCCACCAGTGCAACAGCACCAGCTCGGACGTCTACTTCGGGCCCGGCCACCTCGCGCAGACCACCGGCTCCCTGCCCTTCAGCGACGAGCAGCTGGGCACCTCGTACGCCTCCGACACCCAGCCCGTCGCGCCCGGCGGCGGCGACTACTTCACCTGGCTGCTGCGCTCGTTCGACGCCGCCCGGGACGAGCCGTCGATCATGGGGGCCAACGAGGTCCTGCCGAAGGGGACGACGTACGAGGAGCTGGCCGCGCTCGACGACCGGACGGTCGTCGACATCAACAACGCCCCCTCCGGGCCCGCCGACCCCCAGGTCCACAAGGCACTCGTGGACGGCGCGAACAGTCCCTACCGCACCATGGCGGACGGACTGGGCACCACCCTCGGCCGGCTCTACGGCCAGGCGCTGAAGAACGGTGAACTCCCCAAGACCCAGGCGCTGCTGTCCGGCCGCGTCGAACACACCGCGACCTCGTCGGCCGACTGGTACCAGACCGCCAAGAACAACTACCAGTACAAGCGGCCCTTCGTCCGGATGGGGTTCACCGACGACAAGGGACTCATCGAGCCGTGGGACAGCCCCGGCGGCTACGCCGGTCTCGCGGGCGACGGCTCCTTCCCGAGCGGCCACACCAGTCACGGCTACGCGCAGGGCATCGTCCTCGCCACCCTGCTGCCCGAACTGGCACCGCAGATCCTGGCGCGCGCCTCCGAGTACGGGAACAACCGCATCCTGCTGTCCTTCCACTACCCGACCGACATCATGGGCGGCCGGATCGTCGGCGAGAAGACAGCCCAGCTGCGCTGGTCCGACCCGGAGTTCCGCACACTCCTGGAAGAGGCCGGGACGGAGCTGCGTTCGGTCCTCGGGCAGAAGTGCCGTGAGGCCGGAGCGGGCGGTTCGCTCGCACGGTGCGCGGCCCGGGGGACGCCGTACCTCCCGACGGCCGAGGCGCTCAAGGTGTACAAGGAGCGGCTGACCTACGGCTTCCCGCACATCGCCGCCGAGGGCCGGCCGCCCGCCGTTCCGGACGGGGCGCAGGACCTGCTGCGCACCTCGCACCCGAAGCTCACCGGAGCCCAGCGGCGTGCCGTGCTGGCCGCCACCCAGATCCCCTCCGGCTCGGTGCTGGACGAGCAGGGCGACGGGGGGAGCTGGCAGCGGCTGGATCTCGCGGGTGCGATGACCGCGAAGGTCACCGCACACCACGACGGGACGCTCACCGTGAACGGGGTGCGGGTGAACGCCGAGGGGGTCCGGACCGGCGAGTAG
- a CDS encoding MFS transporter, producing the protein MRTPGAVAFFLAAAPARVGVAMAGLGIVWLVHAETGSFGAAGLVTGSFAVAETLVGPQTARLMDRFGQPRVLVPLLCAHAAAISALVALALTAASVVPLMAAGLAAGATVPQIGALSAARWSALLHGRAELAPAFALETMSNDLAFLLGPALAVLTATRLHPAAGTVLAGVLVVGAGLVFAALRRTAPSPAARTAPGRKTVRGRKTVRGREAVRGPKRLWTRSFVTLLTVNLALGIFFGSMQVSVSAFADAHHAAPAAGLLYGLMSAAGLLAGLVHGRRHGRTRPEHRLPLILAFLACASLLPMLAGSPWQLGLALLLPGAGVAPCIIVASTLVEATMDRSVLTQAFTWTNSACAAGIAVSAALVGRLVDGPGGARAGFAVPLLALTATAALTWSARIALTAAGTPGTGTAAGTATTATGQLPAGADSTGAAP; encoded by the coding sequence TGGCTGGTCCATGCCGAGACCGGGTCCTTCGGAGCGGCCGGCCTGGTCACCGGCTCGTTCGCCGTGGCGGAGACCCTGGTGGGCCCGCAGACGGCCCGTCTCATGGACCGGTTCGGACAGCCGCGCGTCCTCGTCCCCCTCCTGTGCGCACACGCCGCAGCGATCAGCGCCCTGGTCGCGCTGGCCCTGACGGCGGCGTCCGTGGTGCCGCTCATGGCGGCTGGTCTCGCCGCCGGGGCGACCGTCCCGCAGATCGGCGCGCTCTCCGCGGCCCGCTGGTCGGCCCTGCTGCACGGCCGAGCCGAACTCGCCCCGGCCTTCGCCCTCGAAACGATGAGCAACGATCTCGCCTTCCTCCTCGGGCCCGCCCTCGCGGTACTGACGGCGACCCGGCTGCATCCGGCCGCGGGCACAGTGCTGGCGGGGGTGCTCGTCGTCGGGGCCGGACTCGTTTTCGCGGCGCTGCGCCGTACGGCCCCGTCGCCGGCCGCGAGGACCGCCCCGGGCCGCAAGACCGTCCGGGGCCGCAAGACCGTCCGGGGCCGCGAGGCCGTCCGGGGCCCGAAGCGTCTGTGGACCCGGAGCTTCGTCACGCTGCTGACGGTCAACCTCGCTCTGGGCATCTTCTTCGGCTCGATGCAGGTCTCGGTGAGCGCCTTCGCCGACGCCCACCACGCCGCCCCGGCAGCCGGGTTGCTCTACGGCCTGATGAGCGCGGCCGGTCTGCTGGCCGGTCTGGTCCACGGGCGTCGCCACGGGCGCACCCGTCCCGAGCACCGGCTGCCCCTGATCCTGGCCTTTCTCGCCTGCGCGTCACTGCTGCCGATGCTGGCCGGTTCCCCCTGGCAGCTCGGACTCGCCCTCCTGCTGCCCGGCGCCGGAGTCGCGCCGTGCATCATCGTCGCCTCGACGCTCGTCGAGGCGACGATGGACCGGTCGGTCCTCACCCAGGCCTTCACCTGGACGAACTCCGCGTGCGCGGCGGGCATCGCCGTCTCCGCCGCGCTGGTGGGCCGGCTCGTCGACGGTCCGGGCGGCGCGCGAGCCGGCTTCGCCGTTCCGCTCCTGGCCCTGACCGCAACAGCAGCCCTGACCTGGTCCGCCCGTATCGCGCTCACTGCGGCCGGCACGCCCGGCACGGGCACTGCGGCCGGCACGGCCACCACGGCGACCGGGCAGTTGCCGGCGGGGGCGGATTCGACAGGCGCCGCTCCCTGA